A window of the Corythoichthys intestinalis isolate RoL2023-P3 chromosome 6, ASM3026506v1, whole genome shotgun sequence genome harbors these coding sequences:
- the atf5b gene encoding uncharacterized protein atf5b isoform X1: MAADDTMAASILRKKIHPIFADGLHVLPLRQASVSQSRPTTGAEPVERQHLIGDGHSDWMTEKVDLSSFVSTTESSPSSSLPPSPLEQDVKVPSDLEVMTSLLQEELAQLEDYFRSESTATASKLEKSSKCDKGAQAMGSQSYYQLPYNSYGTSQSDTSPVVVTLATGELDLASFCGGPMGRSKITRPAPYNYHHRYHHNSGRRIISEAVKVGEEVGLDTWGSRGSYSGSTEFSVNHYSTLKTVSKNSLGGIKKVRECALSLKEEESYCFSEGMFCSEEIARSFCLGGSYDSHHKREGQLMHNVKVNVSYDSAGLEVLHCSKDGGLSGSIPQETMMAADGYFHQSMATAEPYHSFIGELDQPSQSVEPQHGHYLYPECLVDQSYECLSRGEGEGALLGAPIHRPTQRLKDEPCSIKSTLVVGAASLDLNTGERKQKKRDQNKTAAHRYRLRKRAELDSLEEELHGLEGQNRELRDKAESVEREIQYVKDLLIEVYKARSQRLKQDGSA, encoded by the exons ATGGCAGCAGACGATACAATGGCGGCATCGATCCTTCGCAAGAAAATTCACCCCATTTTCGCAGACGGGCTCCACGTTCTCCCTCTCCGACAGGCTAGCGTCAGCCAATCGCGGCCCACGACGGGGGCGGAGCCTGTGGAAAGGCAGCATTTAATTG GTGATGGTCACTCAGATTGGATGACGGAAAAAGTTGATTTGTCTTCATTCGTGTCAACTACCGAGTCGTCCCCCAGCTCATCCCTTCCACCCTCACCGTTAGAACAAGATGTCAAGGTGCCCTCAGACCTGGAGGTCATGACCTCTCTATTGCAGGAGGAGCTAGCTCAGCTGGAGGACTACTTCCGATCAGAGTCCACTGCCACGGCCAGCAAGTTGGAAAAATCCTCGAAATGTGACAAAGGTGCCCAAGCAATGGGCTCGCAGTCTTATTACCAGTTACCCTATAACTCTTATGGGACCAGCCAATCAGACACCAGCCCCGTGGTTGTTACCTTGGCAACAGGGGAACTGGACCTGGCCAGCTTCTGTGGCGGTCCCATGGGCAGATCCAAAATCACGCGACCTGCTCCGTACAACTACCACCACCGGTACCACCACAACAGTGGGCGAAGAATAATCAGCGAGGCAGTGAAAGTCGGGGAGGAAGTTGGACTCGATACGTGGGGCTCCAGGGGGAGCTACTCAGGAAGCACAGAGTTTTCTGTCAACCACTACTCCACGTTGAAGACGGTCAGTAAGAACAGCCTCGGTGGCATCAAGAAGGTGAGAGAATGTGCTTTATCGTTGAAGGAAGAGGAGAGCTATTGTTTTTCCGAAGGAATGTTTTGCAGCGAAGAAATCGCACGAAGCTTTTGCCTGGGTGGCTCGTACGACAGCCACCACAAACGAGAGGGACAGCTAATGCACAATGTGAAGGTTAATGTAAGTTACGACAGCGCTGGGCTGGAGGTCCTGCACTGCAGCAAAGATGGAGGACTGTCTGGAAGTATTCCCCAAGAGACAATGATGGCTGCTGACGGCTACTTCCATCAATCAATGGCCACCGCAGAGCCATACCATAGCTTTATCGGTGAACTAGACCAGCCGTCGCAATCTGTAGAGCCCCAACATGGTCACTACCTCTATCCAGAATGCCTTGTGGATCAAAGTTACGAATGTCTGTCGAGAGGAGAGGGCGAGGGGGCGCTTCTGGGCGCTCCCATCCACCGCCCGACTCAGAGACTAAAGGACGAGCCCTGCTCCATTAAGTCGACGCTGGTGGTCGGTGCCGCTTCTTTGGATTTGAACACTGGGGAGAGGAAGCAGAAGAAGAGAGACCAGAACAAAACTGCTGCTCACAG GTACAGGCTGCGGAAAAGGGCAGAGTTGGACTCTCTGGAAGAGGAGCTTCATGGGCTGGAAGGTCAGAACAGGGAACTTCGTGACAAGGCGGAGTCAGTAGAGCGAGAGATTCAGTATGTGAAAGATTTACTTATCGAGGTCTACAAGGCTCGCAGTCAGCGGCTCAAACAAGATGGCAGTGCCTAA
- the atf5b gene encoding uncharacterized protein atf5b isoform X2: MLFNHFQMIGDGHSDWMTEKVDLSSFVSTTESSPSSSLPPSPLEQDVKVPSDLEVMTSLLQEELAQLEDYFRSESTATASKLEKSSKCDKGAQAMGSQSYYQLPYNSYGTSQSDTSPVVVTLATGELDLASFCGGPMGRSKITRPAPYNYHHRYHHNSGRRIISEAVKVGEEVGLDTWGSRGSYSGSTEFSVNHYSTLKTVSKNSLGGIKKVRECALSLKEEESYCFSEGMFCSEEIARSFCLGGSYDSHHKREGQLMHNVKVNVSYDSAGLEVLHCSKDGGLSGSIPQETMMAADGYFHQSMATAEPYHSFIGELDQPSQSVEPQHGHYLYPECLVDQSYECLSRGEGEGALLGAPIHRPTQRLKDEPCSIKSTLVVGAASLDLNTGERKQKKRDQNKTAAHRYRLRKRAELDSLEEELHGLEGQNRELRDKAESVEREIQYVKDLLIEVYKARSQRLKQDGSA, translated from the exons ATGCTGTTCAATCATTTTCAGATGATCG GTGATGGTCACTCAGATTGGATGACGGAAAAAGTTGATTTGTCTTCATTCGTGTCAACTACCGAGTCGTCCCCCAGCTCATCCCTTCCACCCTCACCGTTAGAACAAGATGTCAAGGTGCCCTCAGACCTGGAGGTCATGACCTCTCTATTGCAGGAGGAGCTAGCTCAGCTGGAGGACTACTTCCGATCAGAGTCCACTGCCACGGCCAGCAAGTTGGAAAAATCCTCGAAATGTGACAAAGGTGCCCAAGCAATGGGCTCGCAGTCTTATTACCAGTTACCCTATAACTCTTATGGGACCAGCCAATCAGACACCAGCCCCGTGGTTGTTACCTTGGCAACAGGGGAACTGGACCTGGCCAGCTTCTGTGGCGGTCCCATGGGCAGATCCAAAATCACGCGACCTGCTCCGTACAACTACCACCACCGGTACCACCACAACAGTGGGCGAAGAATAATCAGCGAGGCAGTGAAAGTCGGGGAGGAAGTTGGACTCGATACGTGGGGCTCCAGGGGGAGCTACTCAGGAAGCACAGAGTTTTCTGTCAACCACTACTCCACGTTGAAGACGGTCAGTAAGAACAGCCTCGGTGGCATCAAGAAGGTGAGAGAATGTGCTTTATCGTTGAAGGAAGAGGAGAGCTATTGTTTTTCCGAAGGAATGTTTTGCAGCGAAGAAATCGCACGAAGCTTTTGCCTGGGTGGCTCGTACGACAGCCACCACAAACGAGAGGGACAGCTAATGCACAATGTGAAGGTTAATGTAAGTTACGACAGCGCTGGGCTGGAGGTCCTGCACTGCAGCAAAGATGGAGGACTGTCTGGAAGTATTCCCCAAGAGACAATGATGGCTGCTGACGGCTACTTCCATCAATCAATGGCCACCGCAGAGCCATACCATAGCTTTATCGGTGAACTAGACCAGCCGTCGCAATCTGTAGAGCCCCAACATGGTCACTACCTCTATCCAGAATGCCTTGTGGATCAAAGTTACGAATGTCTGTCGAGAGGAGAGGGCGAGGGGGCGCTTCTGGGCGCTCCCATCCACCGCCCGACTCAGAGACTAAAGGACGAGCCCTGCTCCATTAAGTCGACGCTGGTGGTCGGTGCCGCTTCTTTGGATTTGAACACTGGGGAGAGGAAGCAGAAGAAGAGAGACCAGAACAAAACTGCTGCTCACAG GTACAGGCTGCGGAAAAGGGCAGAGTTGGACTCTCTGGAAGAGGAGCTTCATGGGCTGGAAGGTCAGAACAGGGAACTTCGTGACAAGGCGGAGTCAGTAGAGCGAGAGATTCAGTATGTGAAAGATTTACTTATCGAGGTCTACAAGGCTCGCAGTCAGCGGCTCAAACAAGATGGCAGTGCCTAA